From the Pediococcus acidilactici genome, the window GGTGCCACGCAATTGCTTCTCCTTCCCGGTCCGGGTCAGAAGCAAGGTAAACTTTTTTAGCCTTTTTGGCTTCTTTACGTAAATTTTTAATGGTGTCACCCTTACCGCGGATCGAAATGTAGTGGGGTTCGTAGTCGTTTTCAATATCGACTCCCATTTTACTTTTCGGTAAATCCCGGATGTGGCCTAAACTAGCCACGACTTTATAAGAGCGACCCAAGTATTTTTCAATGGTTTTTGCCTTAGAAGGTGATTCCACGATCACCAGGTTTTTTTTAGTAGTCGGCATTTGTTGCTCCTTTGCCTTGAATTAGAATTTATAGTCACCATGTTATTGCATTAGAATCTATATTGTCAAATAACGGGTACCACCCTAAACAATTGACGTAGTGTCTAATCGCCACTACTACAACGGTGCTAATCAAGTTTACATCTTAGCACGACTTTTTTAAAATGTATATTTATCTTTGTAAACCGACCTCTTCAAGAACATCATTTAAAGAGATTAATGGCCGCGCTCCCGCAGCAATTAGCTCGTTAGTTCCCCGGCTATTTTCGCTAAAAATACTTCCGGGCACCGCTAAAACGTTGCGGTTTTCCCCTAAAGCTAAGCTAGCAGTAATTAAACTGCCCGATTTTTGTTTAGCTTCAATAATACAGGTAGCCTGAGCTAAACCAGCAATAATTCGATTGCGTTCCACAAAGTGATGACGTAACGGACGTGCTCCCTGAGGGTACTCGCTAATTAATAGCCCAGTTTGTTGCACCTGGTCCTGTAAAATTGCGTTTTGCTTGGGATAAACAACGTCTAAGCCGTTGCCAATTACCGCAATTGTTTTCCCGGCTCCATCCACAGTAGCTTGGTGAGTCATCGCATCGACACCGCGCGCCAAACCGCTAACGGTAACCAGCTGGTGCTCAAGAAGCCCTGGCACCAGTTTTTTAACCGTCGCCATTCCGTATCGGGTCATGTTTCGCGCACCGACAATCGCAACCGTTCGCGGTTCTTGGAGTAAATCTAACCGGCCCCGGTAAAACAATACGGTCGGCGGACAATAAATCTCACGTAAAAGGTCGGGATATGCTGGATCCGCAATCGTTAGGATTCCCCCGTTTTGCTCATTTTCATGAATCTTACGCTTTAATTTTGCACTATGCAAACAGTTAACTAAATCACTTCGCTGTTCATCAGCAATTAACGGACTTGTTTGAACCCACTCAGTTAATGAAAATTCTGCTTGATTGTGGACTGCTTGATAAATTTGGGATTGCTTTTTAATACTAAAGTTAGTACCGATTTTAATGCGAATTAAAAAATCACGAAGTTCCATTCTTTCACCTCGAATGTACAGTACGTGATTTTAGTAAATAATATTTTATTGTCGGACAAATTCCGGAACCGGTTCAAAAGTCAACCGGTGTAGCGGGGTAACTCCCAACTCCCTTAAACCTTCCAAGTGCTGCTTGGTTCCGTAACCCACGTTTTGGTCGAAACCGTAGCCGGGGTAAATTTTATTGTACGAGCGCATGAGATGGTCCCGGTACACCTTAGCCACAATTGAAGCTGCCGCAATGCTAATACTCTTAGCATCCCCTTTATACATCACCGTCTTAGGGATGCTCGTAGGAACCTGAACTGCATCAATTAACAAGTGTTCCGGCGTTACGTTTAAATGGCTAATTGC encodes:
- the dprA gene encoding DNA-processing protein DprA yields the protein MELRDFLIRIKIGTNFSIKKQSQIYQAVHNQAEFSLTEWVQTSPLIADEQRSDLVNCLHSAKLKRKIHENEQNGGILTIADPAYPDLLREIYCPPTVLFYRGRLDLLQEPRTVAIVGARNMTRYGMATVKKLVPGLLEHQLVTVSGLARGVDAMTHQATVDGAGKTIAVIGNGLDVVYPKQNAILQDQVQQTGLLISEYPQGARPLRHHFVERNRIIAGLAQATCIIEAKQKSGSLITASLALGENRNVLAVPGSIFSENSRGTNELIAAGARPLISLNDVLEEVGLQR